Genomic segment of Methanolobus mangrovi:
AAATACAGTAGTCCTTTCAACCACATTGTACAGCCAAAAGGGAGAGTTTATGATGACATACACACCCGGAACAAATGCCATAGAGATATCCTGAGAATACGGAAGGTCACATGAAAATTACAGGAAGAAAAAGGTTGTTCCATTCCGATGATGCAGTATCGGAAGTTGTAGACTTCACAATAACACTCGGACTGATGCTACTGGCAATTAGCATCATAGGTATTGCAGGATATCCCATGATCGAGCACATGAAAGAATCTGGACATGAGGAGAATATCCGGCAAAGTTTCGCAGTCCTTACCCCCAACATGAACAAAATAGTGTTTGGTAAAGCCCCCTCCCAATCTGTAGAATTAAAACTGCATGGCGGCCTGGTCTCTGTCACAGGTAACAGCTACATGAACGTCACAATGGACACATGGAATCAATCGAGTTCCTCAAACGAAACGGTTTCTTTTGAAAGACAGCTGCGCATGATAGAAAATGAATACAAGGACGCATCCTTTGCTTATGAGAACACAGGAGCATGGGCTAAATACCCACAGGGAAGGGCTGTAGCAGTGGAAAAACCTGTTTTTGCATATGATGACAGTTCATTGGTAATACCCATGGTTACAATCACAGGTACTAAAGGAATAGCAGGAGAAGGACTTATCCGTGTTGTATCAGATGGTGGTCAGCTTTCAGTTGAGATGTACGAAAATGTGTCAAGAGTGGAAATAGCAATCTCAAGTGATTACTACGAAGCATGGGAAAAGTACCTGGATAATTCAATTGGAATGCAGATACTGGATGTTAATACGAGTTCCAGAACCGTACGTGCAGAAAAAGATTACAATCCAAATATAGACGTCTTCATTTCAACATCCCCTATGAGTGTGACCGTTGAGTAAAAAATGGTGATATAATGAGTGCCTGTCTCTTGAAAAAGTTCATAGAATCTGAAAAAGCCGTTTCACCCATAGTAGGAATGATAATAATACTTGCAATGACGATCACATCTGTCAGTGTGATTTTCCTTTATGGAGTTCCTACCATATATGAAATGCAGGACATGGCAAATGCCCAGAAAGTGGAGCAAGCCTTCACAGTATTCGATTCAAGGACAAGCAAAGTCGCACTGGGAGAATCCCCTAGCCAGACAACATCATTTTCCATGATGGATGGAGACATAATAGTAAAGGGAGATAACGCATCATATGAAGAAAGCCGGATAGTCATTATATCTGTGGATATTAACGCATCATGGTACGACGGTTTCAAACAGCAAAGATATAGATGGAAAGGATGGGAGGACTATGTCGGCAATGAAAGTATGAATGAGTTCAATGCTTCCATGGGAAGTATCGTCTACACCAATAATGACAGGATAATTGGGTATGAAGGAGGAGGAGTATGGTCCAAATACCCAAATGGTAAATCAGTAATGATATCTCCGCCGGAATTCCACTACAATGGTGAAACTTTGACACTTCCCATCATGAAGATAGAAGGAGATGCAGTATACAGTGGGAAATCTGATGTTAGGATTACAATAAGCTCCGATAATCTTCCCGCAGTATTGTATCCAAACCCTTCCTCAGATTCAAGAAGAACTAATCCACTTACATCCGATAAAGTAATGATCTACATTAAGAGTGAGTTCTACAATGCATGGGCAGATTATGCAAATTCACTTGCATATGCCAGCGCTGAAACAGATGATGCAAACCAGACAGCCATCGTTGAACTGGAAGTTATTCCTGCCATGGGAAAAGATACATTGAAAACAGCTTTCAAAATAGGTTCAGTTAATCAGGACAATTCTACACCAATGGGGAAATTCTCTTTTGATCTTGAAGCAAGGGCATCCCAAGGACTCAACCCCAGTAACTATCAAATCACTGCAACATCAGGAACAAGGACATTAACATACACACTTGCAAAGAAAGGTGGGAATGATCAGCTCGAAATAGGCCTTATTTATGAAGATGTTGCTCCGGGCGGAGGAATTGAGACATGGGAAGGAGATGGTGAATTTGATGTAAGTGGCGCAAATGAAGAACAATCAGCTACTGTAGACCTACTTTCCACAACAATGACAATGAAGTATGATGCCAAGGATGGCGAAGAATTCTCATGGGGAAACAATACATCCATTAGTATCACACCTGATGTTGATTATAGCAATGATGCACCCGAATCCCTATTCATCTTGACGCAACATTACATGAAACTCCTAACAATGGAGGGATCAGTAGTCTTTAACCTCATACAGCCCGGAAATTCAGATCCTGTAGATTATGATGAATCCAGCCTCACATTATACTATGACGGTATGCCAGGAAGTATAACATATCTTCATGTCAGCAGAAATGACCTTACAGCTACTCTAAACTGATGCGCAGAAAACACAATGTATTTACAATTATCCTTTTATATAATAACTAATGTATATATTGTGAGGAATTATGATTGATACCCGTGGCCAGATGCACATAGATTACCTTATAGGCATCGCTATTTTCCTGACAAGTGTCATATTTGTTTTTTCATATACTACAGGGCTTTTCACCCCTTTCCAGTCTAACTCGGATGAAGTGACGCTCATAGCCGATAGAATCTCAACAAACCTGATAGAGCAGAATATGAGTGCTGGAAATCCCCGAACACCTAGTCTGCTCAATGGTACAAAAGTTAATGATTTCTTTTATCAATCAAGTACCAATTATGAAAGTACCATTGATTACTATGGAATGCGTAGTTCCTATTTACGGTATGACTTCAACATCACATTAGAGAACATCGCATCAAACTCACTCATTTATTCTTCTGGCAAACCGTTGCCAACACAGGGAAACATAGGTCAGACTAAAAGAATAGTCATTGTCCGGAATGAAAATAACGGGAATGAAACCCAGAGAATTCTATCTGTGAGGGTGTGGTAATATGAACCCGAAAATAACCACACAGGTATTTAAAACAGATTCATGCGCCCAATTACACACACTTGAAGCCTTAATGGCCCTCATAATAATAACGGGAATAATAATCTTCACAGTACAGGCAACTTCACTTACTCCCCTTACATCCTCAACGGCAAATGCACACATAGAAGCACAGCTTCAGACCCTGGCACAGGATATGCTAACCGTGCTCGACCACTCCCAATCAGGACATAATTCCAGTCTCAAAGAAGACATATTGAACTGGGATGGAGATGAGTATGCCTGGAATTCTACGGCATATCATTCAGAGCTAAACAATACCCTTACGAGCAGTTCAACTGAAATACTAAAATCTGTGATCGTTCCCAAAGGTATAGCACATAATGTGGAATTTGCTGTGATCAATGATGCAGGAGCCGTAATGACCCTGCCTTACATCTACAATGGTGAACCCTCTGATAACGCTGTAACAGTATCCAGAAGGATATTGCTATCTAATTCAGACATATCAAATTCTTCCCAATTCCAATCATATACAGGCATAGCAGATGCCGATACAAGTACGGATTTCTATAACCTCATTGACGTTAAAATGACTTTATGGAGAATGTAAAAAGACGGTGCTAACATGAAAAGACTGAACGAATCCGGACAGATGATATTGATTGCCGGTTTTATAATCGGCATAGGCATCGTAGTCCTGACTGTCATGCTTAACAACATCGTCTATGCAAGCAATACAGCCTCAGAATCCAGTATTGAGACAAATGTCTTTGATTTTTCCAATGTTGTGCAGACAACTACAGAAGCTTATGAAAAGGCTTACGCAGACTCAAATGGAGGAGTGGACAATGCAACATTTGATGCCTATATGGCGAAATATTCAGAGAAGATGATAGAGAGTTATTCGCTTTCAGGTTTTATATTCTCTCTTGACTCTGGTGTATTGCAGGATACCTATTTCACAGAAAATGGACTCGCAGACGGGAACGACAACTGGGTTGTTATTGAAAGAGTCAATTACACCGATTATTTCCTGCTATCCAGACTCAATGCATCAACTCTTGGAAATGAGTCAAACAAGTTTGTGATAGAAGTCAATAATCAGTCAGGCAGCACAATCTGGTCAGCCAGTCTTTTCAATTCAAGCGGGAATATCAATGTAACTGTCTACGACAGTAGCAATACACCACACTACAACAATGATAGTGCTACTATCTATGACTTCAACGTCACCAGTAATCAACTGGAAGGAGGTTACTTCGAGTATTTCTTCAATAACCAGACTGCTGAGGAGACTTACAGCATCAAATTCATAAATGGTAGTCAGGCCATGGGCACTTTCCTGATATCAGGAGATCTTGTTAACTGGGACCCATTCTACATTGAAAGAGTAGAGGTCGTCAATAGCACCATGAAACTGAACAAGAACGGCCATCTTGAGATCAATGTGACAATACCCATTACACTACCGAGGGGACACATATGATACAGCGATTCAAAGATGATGAAAGGGCCGTATCCATATCAGTGGGTTTCATATTGACCCTCTCAATAACTGTGATAACTATGATGGTTGTCATCAGCTCATTCTATACCATGATGGACAGGGCAGAACAAACCATAATGCGGGATGAGTTTGAGATACACGGTAACGATATGGCATTGCAGATATCCAATATTGACACTGCGGTGCAGATTACCAGAAATGCAGGTGGCGAAGTAGGTAGCTTTTTCTTTAAATTACCACTTCCGGATGAGATTGCAGGTCAGCAATACTCGATGGAGTTATCGAATCAGACCAATGAGATCATATTTGAATCCCATGGAAAAGAGGCAACACGGGTAAAAGTACCCTACAATGTACATGAAACTGAAGTCGCATCAGTAAAATTGTTCAGTGGCTCAGATGAGTTCATGTTGTACTACAATCCGGCCTCAAATATGATAGAAATATATTAAAAACAGAGGGAGTTGCATGAAAATGAATTTTACGAAATCGGATGATGCAGTATCAGAAATGGTAGATTACAGCATCATTTTAAGTATTATACTTCTTGCAACCGGAATCATCGTAGTAGCTGGTGTGCCGATGTTAGAACATATACAGGAAACCCAGCACACTGATAATATAAAGCAGAGTTTTCAGGTGCTTGCACCAAATGTGAATAAAGTTGTATTTGGAAATGCTCCTGCTCAATCAGTTGAACTGAAAATGTACGGTGGCTCGCTTTCTGTTACAAAGGATAATTACATCAATATAAGCATGCAGGTATGGAACAATTCAGCAGGCTCCCCTGAAACAGTATCTTTTGGAAGGCAGATGGGAAATATAGAGAATGATTTCCAGAATACTTTAATTTGTTATGAAAATAGTGGCGTATGGGCCAAATACGCATCCGGAGATTCTGTTATGGTCGCTGAGCCACGTTTTACCTATGCAAATAATGTACTTGTGATACCCGATGCAAGTGTTTCAGGCAGCAGTTCGGTGTCTGGATCAGGACTTGTACGTGTGACCGCTGATGCAGGAAGAAGATCCATTGAAAGCTACCGGAATGTATCACAGGTCAATGTAACGGTAACAAGCGATTACTTTAAAGCATGGGAAAAGTTCCTGAACGAACGTCTGGAGATGTCAACTATAGATATTAACGAGACGACTCAAACTGTTTTAGCAGGTAAGAGTTATACCGAAAATATAGATGTATACATCATCAAGGCAGCCATGGATGTAACTATCGATTAATGAACATGTGGAGTGAAAAAATGGGAAAGAACCTGTCAGGGAATAAACTTGCTGTTTCATCGGTTGTAGGAATCGTAGTAATGCTGGCAATCACTCTCCTGTCAATAGGGATAATGATACTCTACACCATGCCTGCAATAGACAGCATGCAAGACATGGCTAAAGCCCAGAAGATTGAGCAGGCTTTTACGGTTTTTGACTCAAGAACAAGTAAGGCAGCCCTTGGAGAATCCCCTCTTCAGACAACTGAACTTTCCCTCATGGGCGGCAACATTGAAGTGATGGGGGACGATGATGCCTACAATGAAAGCCGGATAATGATCATAGGACTTTCATCAAACTCGACATGGTATAATGATTTTTACCAGAATCGTAGCTATTGGAATGCATGGGCAGACTATGAGAATAAGACAGACTTTGCAGGATTTAACGCATCAATGGGAAAGATAGTATACACATACAATGATCGCATAATTGCCTATGAGGGTGGAGGTGTCTGGTCCAGATATCCCACAGGCGGAACAATAATGATATCTCCTCCGGAGTTTCATTTCAATGGAGAAACATTGACACTTCCAATCATGCAGATAATAGGGAATACTTCCGTTGCAGGAACCACTGATGCATCAATCACCGTTGAATCCTCCAATGACCCTGAGATATTATTCCCGAATACCAACCTCAACAGTATTTTTGTCAATCCTCTTGATCTTGACAAGATAATCATTTACATCCAGAGTGAGTTCTATGATGGATGGGCAGACTATGCAGAAACCCTCATATCCACCACAGCAACTCTGGACCATGCGAACAGGACAGCTATACTGGACCTTGATACAGTGCCTGAAATGGGCACATTCCCACTAATCCAGCACTTTAAAATCCAACAACTGAACGAATCCAATCCAGAACCGATCTACAATTTCTCATTTTACATTGATGTAATAACACAAGATGCATCGAATTTCAATTCTGTTGATATGACACTCAAAGCCACATCTGGAGGGAAATATCTGGAATACAATACCAAGAAGACCACTATCCAGTATATTATATACACTGATTCTGCGGTAAATCCCCCCGTTCAGGAGACCTGGGTGGATGCTGGCAGTGAATTTACAGAATATGAAGATCCTGACAGCAATAAACATTCAAACTGCACCTTTGACCTTCTTAATGAGACATATCTTATGAAATATGATGATGCTGATGGTGAGGAATACTCTTGGGACCTAACAAGCCCAACAACAATGATACCAAATGCAACTATCGAAGAAGATGATCTGCAGTCCCTAAACAATATAACTCAGCACTACTTCAAACTCATGGCACAGGAAGGAACAATTGACTGTACCTGGGAACAGAGTACAAACAATAAAGTGGAGGAAATAGATTCCGAATACACCCTCATATACGACGGAGGAGGAGCACTCATTACCTTCCTTCACGTTACCACCAACGAACTTGAAGCAACAGTAGATTGAGTGCTTTGATAAATCCTAATAGCCTTACAGAAACACTTAAATTAGGCACACTCATTAACCAATCTCATTAAGGTGAAACTCATGAAGAAAGCAATCATCGAGACTGATAAAGGAAATATTGTTCTGGAACTGTTCGAAAAGGATGCACCAAAGACCGTGGCAAACTTTGAGAAACTCATCAAGGAAGGATTCTATGACGGACTTACTTTCCACAGAGTAATCCCAAACTTTGTCATCCAGGGTGGATGCCCAAAAGGCAACGGTACAGGCGGCCCAGGATACACAATAAAGTGTGAGACAAGAAATAATCCACAGAAACACGGCACAGGTGCACTTTCAATGGCACATGCAGGAAAGGATACCGGCGGAAGCCAGTTCTTCATCACACACTCACCACAGCCACACCTTGATGGCGTACACACTGTCTTCGGTAAGGTAATTGAAGGCATGGAAGTCGTCAACAAGATCAAAGCAAAAGATGTGATGAGAAAAGTCACTGTTGTTGAAGAATAAACCAGTATTAACTTATTTTTGCAGCATCTTTGGTGCTGCTATTTTCTGTTTTTTAAGCATACCTTTTTAATGTCCTGAATTCTTTTTGTATTGCCTGCAGAAGATTCCGCAGGAATAATTCGGATATCTGCTAATCAGGAAAGATACTTATATCAAAAGGCTGAACAATAGCGTTGTGTGCAGTTGAACATAACGGTTGAAGAGTATGCCTTCACAACAAAGTCCAACTGACCAAATATGGAACGGTAATAATTATGGAACAAAGCAAAAAACTCATTTTGACTATTGCAGCCATACTCACAGTTGTACTCTTTGTAAGTGGATGTGCAGACACAGGTACTGACATTGGTATGGAAACAGAACAGGAGCAAATTACAACAATAACGGTGTCTGCTGCAGCAAGCCTAACAGAGGCCTTCGCAGATATTGAAGAACAATTCGAAGATGAAAATCCGACAATCGATGTCAATTTCAACTTTGCAGGATCGGGAACTCTCAGAATGCAAATTGAAGGCGGTGCACCTATCGATGTGTTTGCATCCGCATCACAAAGCCACATGGATCTGTTGAGCAACCAATCATTGATTGTGGAGGATTCCAGGAAAGACTTTGCAGAGAATACAGTTGTCCTTATAACCCCTATTGACAGCCAACTTAGCATTACCAAGCCAGAAGATCTGACTGCAACAGAAGTAGAGACAATATGCATTGGTAATCCGGAGACAGCACCTGTAGGAAAGTACACGGTTGAAGCGCTTGAAGAAGCAGGTCTGTGGGATGAACTTGAATCAAAGACATTGCTTGCAGATGATGTTAAGCAGGTTCTGGTATATGTTGAAAGAGGAGAGGTTGATGCAGGATTTGTCTACAGTACTGATGCAGCAACATCAGAACCTGACACCATCGAAATTAAAGTAACCTTACCTACAGTAACTCCTATCAGTTACCCGATAGCAGTGCTTTCAGCATCAGAACATCAGGATGAAGCACAAATATTCACAGACTTTGTTACTTCCGATGAAGGAAGAACAATACTGGAATCATACGGATTCACAGCATAAAAAGGAATAAAAGA
This window contains:
- a CDS encoding DUF7289 family protein, translating into MKITGRKRLFHSDDAVSEVVDFTITLGLMLLAISIIGIAGYPMIEHMKESGHEENIRQSFAVLTPNMNKIVFGKAPSQSVELKLHGGLVSVTGNSYMNVTMDTWNQSSSSNETVSFERQLRMIENEYKDASFAYENTGAWAKYPQGRAVAVEKPVFAYDDSSLVIPMVTITGTKGIAGEGLIRVVSDGGQLSVEMYENVSRVEIAISSDYYEAWEKYLDNSIGMQILDVNTSSRTVRAEKDYNPNIDVFISTSPMSVTVE
- a CDS encoding DUF7289 family protein, which encodes MSACLLKKFIESEKAVSPIVGMIIILAMTITSVSVIFLYGVPTIYEMQDMANAQKVEQAFTVFDSRTSKVALGESPSQTTSFSMMDGDIIVKGDNASYEESRIVIISVDINASWYDGFKQQRYRWKGWEDYVGNESMNEFNASMGSIVYTNNDRIIGYEGGGVWSKYPNGKSVMISPPEFHYNGETLTLPIMKIEGDAVYSGKSDVRITISSDNLPAVLYPNPSSDSRRTNPLTSDKVMIYIKSEFYNAWADYANSLAYASAETDDANQTAIVELEVIPAMGKDTLKTAFKIGSVNQDNSTPMGKFSFDLEARASQGLNPSNYQITATSGTRTLTYTLAKKGGNDQLEIGLIYEDVAPGGGIETWEGDGEFDVSGANEEQSATVDLLSTTMTMKYDAKDGEEFSWGNNTSISITPDVDYSNDAPESLFILTQHYMKLLTMEGSVVFNLIQPGNSDPVDYDESSLTLYYDGMPGSITYLHVSRNDLTATLN
- a CDS encoding DUF7287 family protein; amino-acid sequence: MIDTRGQMHIDYLIGIAIFLTSVIFVFSYTTGLFTPFQSNSDEVTLIADRISTNLIEQNMSAGNPRTPSLLNGTKVNDFFYQSSTNYESTIDYYGMRSSYLRYDFNITLENIASNSLIYSSGKPLPTQGNIGQTKRIVIVRNENNGNETQRILSVRVW
- a CDS encoding DUF7288 family protein; this translates as MNPKITTQVFKTDSCAQLHTLEALMALIIITGIIIFTVQATSLTPLTSSTANAHIEAQLQTLAQDMLTVLDHSQSGHNSSLKEDILNWDGDEYAWNSTAYHSELNNTLTSSSTEILKSVIVPKGIAHNVEFAVINDAGAVMTLPYIYNGEPSDNAVTVSRRILLSNSDISNSSQFQSYTGIADADTSTDFYNLIDVKMTLWRM
- a CDS encoding DUF7266 family protein, which gives rise to MIQRFKDDERAVSISVGFILTLSITVITMMVVISSFYTMMDRAEQTIMRDEFEIHGNDMALQISNIDTAVQITRNAGGEVGSFFFKLPLPDEIAGQQYSMELSNQTNEIIFESHGKEATRVKVPYNVHETEVASVKLFSGSDEFMLYYNPASNMIEIY
- a CDS encoding DUF7289 family protein gives rise to the protein MNFTKSDDAVSEMVDYSIILSIILLATGIIVVAGVPMLEHIQETQHTDNIKQSFQVLAPNVNKVVFGNAPAQSVELKMYGGSLSVTKDNYINISMQVWNNSAGSPETVSFGRQMGNIENDFQNTLICYENSGVWAKYASGDSVMVAEPRFTYANNVLVIPDASVSGSSSVSGSGLVRVTADAGRRSIESYRNVSQVNVTVTSDYFKAWEKFLNERLEMSTIDINETTQTVLAGKSYTENIDVYIIKAAMDVTID
- a CDS encoding DUF7289 family protein, whose amino-acid sequence is MGKNLSGNKLAVSSVVGIVVMLAITLLSIGIMILYTMPAIDSMQDMAKAQKIEQAFTVFDSRTSKAALGESPLQTTELSLMGGNIEVMGDDDAYNESRIMIIGLSSNSTWYNDFYQNRSYWNAWADYENKTDFAGFNASMGKIVYTYNDRIIAYEGGGVWSRYPTGGTIMISPPEFHFNGETLTLPIMQIIGNTSVAGTTDASITVESSNDPEILFPNTNLNSIFVNPLDLDKIIIYIQSEFYDGWADYAETLISTTATLDHANRTAILDLDTVPEMGTFPLIQHFKIQQLNESNPEPIYNFSFYIDVITQDASNFNSVDMTLKATSGGKYLEYNTKKTTIQYIIYTDSAVNPPVQETWVDAGSEFTEYEDPDSNKHSNCTFDLLNETYLMKYDDADGEEYSWDLTSPTTMIPNATIEEDDLQSLNNITQHYFKLMAQEGTIDCTWEQSTNNKVEEIDSEYTLIYDGGGALITFLHVTTNELEATVD
- a CDS encoding peptidylprolyl isomerase, coding for MKKAIIETDKGNIVLELFEKDAPKTVANFEKLIKEGFYDGLTFHRVIPNFVIQGGCPKGNGTGGPGYTIKCETRNNPQKHGTGALSMAHAGKDTGGSQFFITHSPQPHLDGVHTVFGKVIEGMEVVNKIKAKDVMRKVTVVEE
- the modA gene encoding molybdate ABC transporter substrate-binding protein, with amino-acid sequence MEQSKKLILTIAAILTVVLFVSGCADTGTDIGMETEQEQITTITVSAAASLTEAFADIEEQFEDENPTIDVNFNFAGSGTLRMQIEGGAPIDVFASASQSHMDLLSNQSLIVEDSRKDFAENTVVLITPIDSQLSITKPEDLTATEVETICIGNPETAPVGKYTVEALEEAGLWDELESKTLLADDVKQVLVYVERGEVDAGFVYSTDAATSEPDTIEIKVTLPTVTPISYPIAVLSASEHQDEAQIFTDFVTSDEGRTILESYGFTA